A window of Polyodon spathula isolate WHYD16114869_AA chromosome 22, ASM1765450v1, whole genome shotgun sequence contains these coding sequences:
- the selenoe gene encoding selenoprotein e — MKDIRSARGKLLAPSVIGUSIKKMPELQLFLMERVALYHNLEYVSGEEKEPKLIFYNGKEEVVKTVLVEDMKADEISALLESLGFYKKSQKGEEVPKEFQHLPLKAPRDEL, encoded by the exons ATGAAGGACATCAGAAGTG CCAGAGGAAAACTGCTT GCCCCCAGTGTGATTGGGTGATCAATCAAGAAAATGCCTGAGCTTCAGCTATTCCTGATGGAGCGCGTGGCATTGTA CCATAACCTGGAATATGTCTCTGGGGAGGAAAAGGAGCCCAAGCTCATCTTTTACAACGGGAAAGAAGAGGTTGTGAAG ACTGTTCTAGTTGAGGATATGAAAGCGGATGAGATCTCTGCTCTCCTGGAATCTCTGGGGTTCTACAAAAAGTCACAGAAAGGTGAAGAGGTCCCCAAGGAGTTCCAGCATCTCCCTCTGAAAGCTCCTAGAGATGAACTCTGA
- the LOC121297059 gene encoding transmembrane protein 17A-like — MRLGIERQHRAWSQAEQKLLVPAVLVLYTPIPQNLSLGLAHYSSSIFTNNRTRDSGDGQAHEMMSRLPLQMLLYFNTFYFPFWWISEVLMLELKYCLLPDYYQSLLAIGMVIITLTEGLRLYLGYVGNLKEKVPELAGIWLLTFLFQLPILLFFLTDEAIIILPLERAVHVIYLLFLLSEVLAAFLALKVMTQKLTLQFHLSQFEDTDKTLDINQVVPIPPGRSTFPWTRNIHVY, encoded by the exons ATGAGGCTGGGGATCGAAAGGCAGCACCGTGCCTGGTCTCAGGCTGAGCAGAAGCTTCTcgta CCCGCAGTGCTTGTGCTGTACACACCAATCCCTCAGAACCTCAGTCTGGGCCTGGCTCACTACAGCAGCTCCATCTTCACTAACAACAGGACCCGGGACAGTGGAGACGGGCAGG CACATGAAATGATGTCCCGCCTCCCCTTGCAGATGCTGCTCTATTTCAATACCTTCTATTTTCCTTTCTGGTGGATTTCTGAAGTTCTCATGCTGGAGTTAAAG TACTGCTTATTACCAGACTACTACCAATCTCTCCTGGCCATTGGGATGGTAATCATCACTCTTACCGAGGGCCTGAGACTCTACCTTGGTTATGTAGGGAACTTGAAAGAAAAG GTTCCAGAGCTAGCTGGAATCTGGCTCCTCACTTTCCTGTTCCAGCTCCCCATTCTCCTGTTTTTCCTGACGGACGAGGCTATCATCATCCTTCCATTGGAGAGGGCGGTCCACGTCATCTACCTGCTCTTCCTCCTTTCGGAGGTGCTTGCAGCTTTCCTTGCACTCAAGGTGATGACCCAGAAACTTACCCTGCAGTTCCACCTCAGTCAATTCGAAGACACAGACAAAACCCTAGACATCAACCAGGTGGTCCCCATCCCACCAGGCAGAAGCACATTCCCCTGGACCAGAAATATTCATGTTTACTGA
- the LOC121296897 gene encoding cytochrome b-c1 complex subunit 9-like, with protein MSTTATNMAFGRQLYNSVFRKSSTFALSILVGAVVFERMFDQAGDAIFEHLNKGKLWKHIKHNYESHDKE; from the exons ATGAGCACTACAGCAACCAACATGGCGTTTGGCAGGCAGCTCTATAATTCGGTCTTCAGGAAAAGCTCGACATTTGCGCTTTCCATCTTGGTGGGAGCCGTTGTGTTTGAGCGCATGTTTGACCAGGCCGGAGACGCGATTTTTGAACACCTGAACAAAGGG aaactttGGAAGCACATTAAACACAACTATGAGAGTCACGATAAAGAATAA